A region of Bicyclus anynana chromosome 17, ilBicAnyn1.1, whole genome shotgun sequence DNA encodes the following proteins:
- the LOC112054036 gene encoding leucine-rich repeat protein 1 isoform X3: MASWNTGNLPSLRELYLSNNSLGLNKNPNWQWLLGIQVSKTLKVLDLCGNKLEDLPKSIWKLQNLITLKLDNNILNKLPSSLGRISTLRYLSVSKNNLQYIPYSLKHCGLEHLDISLNDFTPEETGLQQYGTQWEFYNSLVHIAAKAVLENKLSYAPNILPKTLVELLDNSNICICGKPVLDDKCLIKKTRFNEFSSISFILVKDFFTVQCFICSPKCHYYFRVIRIYNLILNT; the protein is encoded by the exons gTAATTTACCTAGCTTACGTGAATTGTACTTATCTAATAATTCTCtaggtttaaataaaaatcctaATTGGCAATGGCTTCTTGGAATACAG GTGTCAAAAACTTTGAAGGTTTTAGATCTATGTGGAAACAAATTAGAAGATTTGCCAAAAAGTATATGGAAATTGcaaaatttaataactttaaaattagataataatattttgaataaattaccAAGTTCTTTGGGTCGCATAAGTACTTTAAG GTATCTATCAGTGTCCAAGAACAATTTGCAGTATATACCATATAGTTTGAAACACTGTGGATTAGAGCACTTAGATATATCATTAAATGATTTTACACCTGAAGAAACAGGACTACAACAATATGGTACACAGTGGGAGTTTTATAACAGCTTAGTTCATATTGCAGCAAAAGCAGTCCTAGAGAATAAATTGTCATATGCACCTAACATATTACCAAAGACCTTAGTAGAGTTATTAGATAACtccaatatttgtatttgtggCAAACCAGTGCTAGATGATAAGTgtctcattaaaaaaacaagattTAATGAGTTTAGTAGCATAAGTTTCATTTtagttaaggatttttttactgTACAATGTTTCATTTGTTCTCCAAAATGTCATTATTATTTCAGGGTAATAcgcatttacaatttaattttgaataccTGA